The following coding sequences are from one Helicoverpa armigera isolate CAAS_96S chromosome 2, ASM3070526v1, whole genome shotgun sequence window:
- the LOC110377654 gene encoding uncharacterized protein LOC110377654 — MLRVLRIIVILQLMLRNCSASSSLIETAVNISTTTFNLHFTTTVIWKQNESECVTGFLQSYPGSVVLSPWATYNDSKVRDINETIGFKQTIYFATNLLEYEIIMELINEVIRFPIRFILVLENPVKSISELSAFIEVTARNDQADLILISENDAGEVSLSTFFPYSEGLCGNYTPVFLKYGDDLWPKKFSNFYQCPIRTALLEYFPYVTVHFEKGKITSVGGYDGKILMIILKKLNASLEVTSAYNNVFGTYVNGTATGSIGDLATEKADILIPADILTEKRYTVTLPSHTYHTVDIRWVGPKQREVYDWLKFIIPDKTNFTYLHLLVYILFVLVAMLVRKCKPHMTSATNRILYQSFIILLGQSARFVTKSWLLNSLFVLWIWFCFFFRIDYQADLVDALQTLDLEPPFESIEEAVTKVDGYGGVEVVVDYYKDTPLERNYKVIPMNELKNYIRRIVEGENFILATDIALVKLLEPYVQILKKRISATGACFYMRPGWPAAKDVDDVIFSLVEAGFIENLLSDNNNHRWIVNRMNADDVLQPKSLSVEKLSTCFYGLGIMWLICFIILLIEIVHHNKHNNK, encoded by the coding sequence ATGTTACGGGTTTTAAGAATTATAGTAATTTTACAGTTAATGCTAAGAAATTGTTCTGCATCATCAAGCCTGATAGAAACAGCTGTGAATATTTCAACTACAACCTTCAACCTTCATTTTACAACTACGGTTATTTGGAAGCAGAATGAATCTGAATGTGTTACTGGCTTCCTACAAAGCTACCCTGGGTCTGTCGTCCTCAGTCCCTGGGCTACCTACAATGATAGTAAGGTTCGCGACATCAATGAAACAATtggattcaaacaaacaatatattttgcaaCTAACTTGCTTGAATATGAAATTATAATGGAGCTCATAAATGAAGTCATACGATTTCCAATTCGTTTCATACTTGTGTTGGAAAATCCTGTCAAGTCAATTTCTGAGTTATCAGCTTTTATCGAAGTGACCGCAAGGAATGATCAAGCAGATCTAATCCTGATAAGTGAAAACGATGCAGGTGAGGTATCTCTATCAACTTTTTTTCCATACAGTGAGGGACTGTGTGGAAATTATACacctgtatttttaaaatatggcgACGACCTGTGGCCTAAAAAATTCAGCAACTTCTACCAATGTCCAATCAGAACAGCTTTATTAGAATATTTTCCTTACGTCACAGTACACTTTGAAAAGGGCAAAATTACTTCTGTTGGTGGTTATGATGGTAAAATACTTATGATTATTCTGAAGAAGTTAAATGCATCTCTAGAAGTAACATCTGCGTACAACAACGTATTTGGAACGTACGTGAATGGAACAGCAACTGGCTCCATCGGTGACCTGGCGACTGAGAAAGCTGATATACTTATTCCAGCTGACATTCTTACAGAGAAAAGGTATACCGTGACTTTACCGTCTCATACTTATCACACTGTAGACATCCGCTGGGTTGGACCTAAGCAGCGGGAAGTTTATGATTGGCTTAAATTCATAATTCCAGATAAAACCAACTTTACTTATCTTCACTTGTTGgtatacatattatttgttcTTGTAGCCATGTTGGTAAGAAAATGTAAGCCACATATGACTAGTGCTACCAACCGTATCCTCTACCAATCATTTATCATACTTCTGGGGCAGTCAGCAAGATTTGTAACTAAGTCTTGGCTTCTCAATTCTCTTTTCGTTCTCTGGATTTGGTTTTGCTTCTTTTTTCGTATTGATTACCAAGCAGATCTCGTGGATGCCTTACAGACTCTGGATTTAGAACCTCCATTTGAATCGATTGAAGAAGCAGTAACGAAAGTAGATGGTTACGGCGGCGTTGAAGTGGTGGTTGATTATTATAAAGATACACCTTTAGAACGTAACTATAAAGTGATACCAATGAATGAACTGAAAAATTATATTCGACGTATCGTTGAAGGTGAGAATTTTATTCTAGCTACAGACATAGCGTTGGTTAAACTTTTGGAGCCCTATGTTCAGATTTTGAAGAAACGAATAAGTGCGACTGGTGCTTGTTTTTACATGCGTCCCGGTTGGCCGGCAGCTAAAGATGTTGATGACGTAATTTTTAGCCTGGTTGAAGCTGGATTCATAGAAAACCTCCTTAGCGATAATAACAACCATAGATGGATTGTAAATAGGATGAATGCTGATGATGTATTGCAACCAAAAAGCTTAAGTGTGGAGAAATTGAGCACGTGCTTCTATGGGTTAGGGATTATGTggctcatttgttttattatattattaattgaaattgtGCATCACAACAAACACAATAATAagtaa